A genomic region of Syntrophorhabdales bacterium contains the following coding sequences:
- a CDS encoding DegQ family serine endoprotease — MRDKKWFGVILLLILILAASLYAREKLTSREEASAPKSVGTHQPAFSGGLPQFTTLVKEVSPSVVNISTTTVVKGMDQGERFMGPFREFFGEDFFEKFFGDHPQREFKQRSLGSGFIIDKEGYILTNNHVVEKASAIKVRLKDGKEYDAKVVGKDSKTDIAVIKISTKNGVTVAPLGDSDKLEVGEWVLAVGNPFGLEHTVTAGIVSAKGRVIGQGPYDDFIQTDASINPGNSGGPLFNLKGEVVGINTAIVSGGTGIGFAIPINLAKSLLPQLKSKGKVVRGWLGVVIQKVTPELAKSFNLKESEGALVSDVMEDSPASKADIHRGDVIISFDGNRIKEMEQLPKLVAGTEVGKKVKLGLIRDGKNIEVDITVGELKDEKREAREAPETEKNYGLVVQNITPEIARHLNLKDRRGVIVTDIQPGSPAENADLRAGDIIAEINKKPVRNVVDFKEIMKSANLKNGIVILVKRENVTFYGVMKE; from the coding sequence ATGAGAGACAAGAAGTGGTTCGGCGTAATTCTTCTGCTTATATTGATCCTGGCAGCTTCACTATACGCGAGAGAGAAACTGACCTCTCGTGAAGAGGCCAGTGCACCCAAGAGTGTGGGCACCCACCAACCCGCTTTCAGCGGAGGACTGCCGCAGTTCACCACGCTGGTCAAGGAAGTCTCTCCGTCGGTTGTCAATATCAGCACCACCACTGTAGTTAAGGGAATGGACCAGGGCGAACGTTTCATGGGCCCATTCAGGGAATTCTTCGGGGAGGACTTTTTCGAAAAATTCTTCGGAGACCATCCGCAAAGGGAATTCAAACAGCGGAGCCTCGGGTCCGGATTCATTATCGATAAGGAAGGCTATATACTGACGAATAACCACGTGGTGGAAAAGGCCTCGGCTATAAAAGTGAGGCTGAAAGACGGCAAGGAGTACGATGCAAAAGTCGTGGGTAAAGACTCAAAGACCGACATCGCGGTAATCAAAATAAGCACGAAAAATGGTGTGACCGTTGCACCCCTGGGGGACTCGGATAAACTTGAGGTAGGGGAATGGGTCCTTGCCGTGGGCAATCCCTTTGGTCTTGAGCATACGGTCACCGCAGGCATTGTGAGCGCCAAGGGAAGAGTGATCGGGCAGGGGCCCTATGATGACTTCATCCAAACAGATGCGTCCATCAACCCGGGGAATAGTGGCGGACCCCTGTTCAACCTGAAAGGCGAGGTTGTCGGCATTAATACTGCTATTGTGTCCGGCGGTACGGGTATCGGCTTCGCCATACCCATCAATCTTGCCAAATCATTGCTGCCGCAACTGAAAAGCAAGGGCAAAGTGGTCAGGGGATGGCTCGGTGTCGTCATTCAGAAGGTTACCCCGGAGCTGGCAAAAAGTTTCAATCTGAAAGAGTCGGAAGGTGCACTCGTCTCTGATGTGATGGAGGACAGCCCGGCCAGCAAAGCCGACATACACAGGGGCGATGTGATCATATCGTTCGATGGCAACAGGATCAAAGAAATGGAACAGCTGCCGAAGCTCGTTGCCGGCACGGAGGTGGGCAAAAAGGTGAAACTCGGCCTCATAAGGGATGGCAAGAATATCGAGGTGGATATCACGGTCGGCGAACTCAAAGATGAAAAGAGAGAGGCAAGGGAAGCGCCGGAGACTGAAAAGAATTACGGTCTGGTGGTGCAGAATATCACTCCGGAGATTGCCCGCCACCTCAACCTCAAAGATCGACGGGGCGTCATTGTCACCGATATTCAGCCCGGCAGCCCCGCAGAAAATGCGGACCTGAGAGCAGGTGACATCATAGCGGAGATTAACAAGAAACCGGTTCGCAATGTGGTGGATTTCAAGGAGATTATGAAAAGCGCTAACCTGAAGAACGGCATAGTCATTCTTGTGAAACGGGAGAACGTCACGTTCTATGGCGTGATGAAGGAATAA
- a CDS encoding DedA family protein — translation MTVEQFVAAYGYPALLAGTFVEGETIVIAAGFAAHQGYMKLWLVMLAAFAGSLAGDQVYFFIGRLKGKPFLEKRSVWRAKAMRVSRLVDRHSTWIMLLFRFMYGFRTVTPLVIGASRISVYRFLALNAAGALIWVVAFSCIGFLFGAAAENIFREARKIEGWLALAILGAGALVWAIYFLRRKRKLENGQNADTQAP, via the coding sequence GTGACAGTTGAACAGTTCGTTGCCGCATACGGTTATCCAGCCCTTCTTGCTGGAACATTCGTGGAGGGTGAGACCATAGTGATCGCTGCGGGTTTTGCCGCTCATCAGGGATACATGAAGCTCTGGCTTGTGATGCTCGCGGCATTCGCGGGGAGCCTTGCAGGGGACCAGGTCTATTTCTTCATCGGAAGGCTCAAGGGAAAGCCTTTCCTGGAAAAGCGCTCTGTGTGGCGGGCGAAAGCAATGAGGGTGAGCCGCCTCGTTGATCGCCACAGCACATGGATAATGCTGTTGTTCCGTTTCATGTACGGTTTCCGGACTGTAACGCCGTTGGTCATTGGCGCGAGCCGTATCAGCGTCTATCGCTTTCTCGCGCTTAACGCAGCGGGTGCGCTGATATGGGTGGTGGCCTTCAGCTGTATCGGTTTTCTTTTCGGTGCCGCGGCGGAAAACATTTTCAGAGAAGCCAGGAAAATCGAAGGGTGGCTTGCCTTGGCGATTCTAGGAGCCGGTGCACTGGTGTGGGCGATCTACTTCCTGAGGAGAAAGCGAAAACTGGAAAACGGACAAAACGCAGATACGCAAGCGCCCTGA
- a CDS encoding type II secretion system F family protein → MPLFEWEGRTSKGEVKYGSLAAESELDLRTMMRREGIILVKSKEKKEEKSARYSLKKKVKPAQIGVFTRQLATMLTSGLPLVQSLEALSQQLDDGNLRLIVKNIKQKIEEGVRFADALRGFPKCFDDLYVNLILAGEEGGNLDSVLIRIASYIEKTEKLKKKVKSALIYPASIIVVAIAVVMVLLVFVIPVFEGMFNSFGRALPAPTQMVINLSKFVKSCIHFIIAGMVVGAFLLRRYYKTEIGAKQIDALLLRLPVLGLLLKKASLARVTRTLSTLLTSGIAILESLIIVAKTAGNKVIEEALVTARTHISQGRSISEPLKESGVFPPMVIQMIQVGETTGALDTMLNKVADFYEDDVDNAVTNLTALLEPALMVFLGVVLGGLIVAMYLPIFQLGSVVG, encoded by the coding sequence ATGCCACTCTTTGAATGGGAAGGCCGCACCTCCAAAGGCGAAGTAAAGTACGGTTCGCTCGCCGCCGAGTCTGAACTCGACCTCAGAACAATGATGAGACGGGAAGGTATCATTCTCGTCAAATCGAAAGAGAAAAAAGAGGAAAAAAGCGCGCGCTACAGCTTAAAAAAGAAGGTGAAGCCGGCGCAGATAGGCGTCTTCACCCGCCAGCTGGCGACCATGCTCACATCGGGGCTGCCGCTGGTCCAGTCCCTGGAGGCGCTTTCACAGCAGCTGGATGATGGCAATTTGCGCCTTATCGTGAAGAACATAAAACAAAAGATCGAAGAGGGCGTGCGTTTCGCCGACGCCTTGAGAGGTTTTCCAAAGTGTTTCGACGATCTCTACGTAAACCTTATTCTTGCGGGGGAAGAGGGCGGCAACCTTGACAGCGTCCTTATCCGGATCGCCAGCTACATTGAGAAAACCGAAAAACTGAAGAAGAAAGTAAAGTCCGCGCTCATCTATCCCGCAAGCATCATCGTTGTCGCAATAGCGGTAGTCATGGTTCTTCTCGTGTTCGTGATACCCGTGTTTGAAGGGATGTTCAACAGTTTCGGCAGGGCATTGCCTGCGCCGACCCAAATGGTTATAAACCTCTCCAAGTTCGTAAAGTCATGCATTCACTTCATTATCGCAGGAATGGTGGTCGGGGCATTTCTCTTGAGGAGATACTATAAAACCGAGATTGGCGCCAAACAGATAGATGCGCTCCTCCTGCGCCTTCCCGTACTGGGTCTTCTCTTGAAGAAAGCCTCGCTGGCAAGGGTCACCCGGACGCTTTCGACGCTTCTCACCAGTGGCATCGCCATCCTGGAGAGCCTTATCATTGTCGCCAAGACCGCGGGCAATAAGGTTATAGAGGAAGCCCTGGTTACGGCCCGTACACACATCAGCCAGGGACGCTCTATCTCCGAACCGCTCAAGGAGAGCGGTGTGTTCCCGCCCATGGTGATCCAGATGATACAAGTAGGTGAAACGACCGGAGCGCTCGACACCATGCTCAACAAAGTCGCCGACTTCTACGAGGATGACGTGGACAACGCAGTGACGAACCTGACAGCTCTTCTCGAGCCTGCGCTCATGGTCTTTCTCGGCGTCGTGCTGGGCGGTCTGATTGTCGCTATGTATCTCCCGATCTTCCAGCTCGGATCGGTCGTCGGCTAA
- a CDS encoding heavy metal sensor histidine kinase, translated as MKRLTNLPIRWRLSLLFGGILLLVLTAFGGGVYVYFKNSLQRSIDTKIRSIAEVISSSITDTHDPTVFGNFERYLENVLGRKPKGKFIQIMDRSGRIGAKMSDIETQTLPTSFSTLERATQGETVYETIETGTPRLRMITFPIIENKKVTSIVQVGTSLEDFDETMKRLLIILLIGIPSSIVAAIAVGYYMAKKALKPVDQIRRAAIKISSSNLDERIDVGRRKDELSRLAHTFNEMIARLKDAFQRINQFSIDVSHELKTPLTILKGETEVALRKPRDNGVYQQLLTSNLEEINQMARIIDDLLLLAKADTGETQLKVNEVDLKDLILEVYSGMSILAEKKNIELTVEELHETRLPGDELKLRRMLWNVVENGIKYTQPGGRVAISSRPENGSIRINVKDTGVGISEKDLKYVFDRFYRAGGSRNRESGSGLGLSISKWIAEAHKGTIEVESHASSGTIFSIKLPLAGGAT; from the coding sequence ATGAAAAGGCTGACTAATCTACCGATACGTTGGCGTCTTTCTCTGTTATTCGGCGGAATACTGCTCCTGGTTCTAACGGCCTTCGGAGGCGGAGTCTACGTCTATTTCAAGAACAGCCTGCAGCGAAGCATCGATACCAAAATACGTTCGATCGCGGAAGTCATATCGTCATCAATAACGGACACCCACGATCCGACCGTATTCGGTAACTTCGAACGTTACCTGGAGAATGTATTGGGGCGAAAACCCAAAGGCAAATTCATCCAGATCATGGACAGATCGGGAAGAATCGGCGCCAAGATGAGCGACATCGAAACGCAGACTCTGCCGACGAGTTTTTCGACGCTGGAAAGGGCCACCCAGGGCGAGACCGTATACGAAACAATAGAAACAGGAACTCCCCGCCTTCGCATGATAACGTTTCCTATCATCGAGAATAAGAAGGTTACAAGCATCGTGCAGGTAGGGACCTCGCTAGAAGACTTCGACGAAACAATGAAACGGCTTCTCATTATCCTGCTTATCGGCATCCCTTCGTCCATAGTCGCGGCAATTGCAGTCGGCTACTACATGGCCAAAAAGGCGCTGAAACCTGTGGACCAGATCAGGAGGGCTGCCATCAAAATCTCGTCGAGCAACCTCGATGAACGGATAGATGTCGGCCGCAGAAAAGACGAGCTAAGCCGGCTGGCGCACACCTTTAACGAGATGATTGCGAGGCTGAAAGATGCGTTCCAGAGAATCAATCAATTCAGTATTGATGTCTCCCACGAACTGAAGACTCCTCTCACCATACTGAAGGGCGAAACGGAGGTAGCCCTCAGGAAACCTAGAGATAATGGAGTATACCAGCAGCTACTCACGAGCAACCTAGAGGAGATTAACCAGATGGCCAGAATCATAGATGATCTTCTCCTCCTGGCTAAAGCCGATACCGGCGAGACCCAGCTCAAAGTAAACGAGGTGGATCTGAAAGATCTGATACTGGAAGTTTACTCGGGCATGAGCATCCTCGCCGAGAAGAAGAACATAGAACTCACGGTGGAGGAATTGCATGAAACCAGGCTGCCCGGAGATGAGTTGAAGCTGCGGAGGATGCTCTGGAATGTCGTGGAAAATGGCATAAAATACACGCAACCGGGCGGGAGAGTCGCCATTTCCTCACGCCCCGAAAACGGGTCAATACGGATCAATGTGAAAGACACGGGAGTCGGCATATCGGAAAAGGATTTGAAGTACGTGTTCGACAGGTTCTACAGGGCAGGCGGCTCGAGAAACAGGGAGAGCGGGAGCGGCCTGGGCCTGTCGATCAGCAAGTGGATTGCAGAGGCACACAAGGGCACGATAGAGGTGGAAAGCCATGCCTCTTCTGGCACCATCTTCTCGATCAAACTACCGCTGGCTGGAGGAGCTACATGA
- a CDS encoding Spy/CpxP family protein refolding chaperone: MSFWILATLIFLGLFFAPAEAQNSYQEFEKGLNLSDSQREQAQEIKKKYMDELRTLNNESARKRLELQSVDRNSEAGRERSRRLENELNSVQSSKENLYRRYRGEVSGVLNEQQRGQYEKFSNGERMRGVSPPSQQRWMAPAPRYRGHGR; the protein is encoded by the coding sequence ATGAGCTTCTGGATACTTGCGACCCTCATCTTCCTCGGTCTCTTTTTCGCACCTGCCGAGGCTCAGAATTCCTATCAGGAATTCGAAAAAGGATTGAACCTCAGCGATTCGCAGAGGGAGCAGGCACAAGAGATAAAGAAGAAATACATGGACGAGTTGAGAACGCTTAATAACGAGTCTGCGAGGAAAAGACTGGAACTCCAGAGTGTTGACCGGAACTCGGAAGCAGGCAGGGAACGGTCGCGCAGGCTTGAAAACGAGCTCAACAGTGTCCAATCATCGAAAGAGAATCTTTACAGACGTTATCGCGGGGAGGTTTCCGGGGTTCTCAATGAACAGCAGAGGGGCCAATATGAGAAGTTCTCAAATGGAGAAAGGATGAGAGGGGTCTCGCCGCCGTCCCAACAAAGATGGATGGCGCCAGCACCCCGGTACAGAGGGCATGGGAGATAA
- a CDS encoding ATP-binding protein, producing MGDKRALFFPLSLFVIFFVLIVFTGFFQIRIIKENIEGILQAEGEILSKSIQREIDRSIGYLELLEKSPAIITPVYLNILGYDESIVDDLYDELNRLAVPDAEHIKHRHALVTNEKGGQIERKGSMNVPAPYVEALAKKGERTVLRMPSDGDQTLLIGVKAKNHLLFVSLDEEELMNLRKKAIVESILMAEGKRLNVSGISVFDPTGAPYLGLKPASNKGYSVVAPLSTRYFPNYILEISMSSGVVRDTQKRTTYSFIALLSLLLLGGAAGIYVIFRLERKASERLKEMERQMELKERLVSLGKLASGMAHEIRNPLNAMSMSIQRLKREFVPAEEKKDEYYKFIDIVRAELTRVNHLVEEFLLATKSHAPMEDEKVSTIIEEVAIILRERADSRGIRIVNRVEDTLVVRCQKERLKQAFHNILLNGIEAIGANGTVTISSQVHGPSVYLFVRDTGPGIEKEQLSKIFEYHYTTKDKGMGLGLPISFTIVKDHGGDIHVTSEEGKGATFIITLPMKR from the coding sequence ATGGGAGATAAGAGGGCTTTATTTTTTCCCCTTTCCCTGTTTGTTATATTCTTTGTTCTTATAGTTTTCACCGGTTTTTTTCAGATCAGAATCATCAAAGAAAACATCGAAGGCATTCTCCAGGCTGAAGGTGAAATCCTGTCAAAGAGCATTCAACGGGAGATAGACAGGAGCATAGGCTACCTCGAATTGTTGGAGAAGTCTCCTGCGATCATTACACCCGTCTATCTCAATATTCTCGGATACGACGAATCCATCGTGGATGACCTCTACGACGAACTGAACAGGTTGGCAGTTCCGGATGCGGAGCATATAAAGCACCGCCACGCGCTCGTGACTAACGAGAAGGGCGGACAGATTGAACGGAAGGGGTCAATGAACGTGCCTGCGCCGTATGTGGAGGCGCTCGCAAAAAAAGGCGAACGCACTGTCCTCAGGATGCCGTCAGATGGGGATCAAACGCTCCTCATCGGAGTCAAAGCAAAAAACCACCTCCTGTTTGTGAGCCTTGATGAAGAGGAATTGATGAATCTGAGAAAGAAAGCAATCGTTGAGTCGATTTTGATGGCAGAAGGAAAGCGGCTCAACGTGAGCGGCATATCCGTCTTTGATCCAACGGGCGCTCCATACCTGGGGCTCAAACCCGCGTCCAACAAAGGGTACAGCGTAGTAGCGCCCCTCAGCACCCGCTATTTCCCGAATTACATCCTTGAGATCAGTATGTCGAGCGGCGTCGTGAGGGATACCCAGAAGAGGACCACGTACAGTTTCATCGCTCTTCTTTCTCTGCTGCTTTTGGGTGGTGCCGCTGGTATATACGTCATATTCCGGCTGGAAAGGAAGGCTTCAGAAAGGCTTAAAGAAATGGAACGGCAAATGGAGCTTAAGGAGCGCCTTGTTTCCCTGGGAAAGCTTGCCTCAGGAATGGCGCACGAGATAAGGAATCCATTGAATGCGATGAGCATGTCTATCCAGAGACTCAAACGTGAATTTGTGCCGGCCGAGGAAAAAAAGGATGAGTACTACAAATTCATTGATATCGTGCGGGCGGAACTGACACGGGTAAATCATCTTGTGGAAGAATTCCTGCTTGCGACGAAATCGCACGCTCCGATGGAAGATGAAAAGGTGAGCACGATAATAGAGGAGGTCGCCATAATCCTTCGTGAGCGGGCTGATTCGAGAGGTATCCGCATCGTAAATCGCGTCGAAGACACTCTTGTGGTAAGATGCCAGAAAGAAAGACTCAAGCAGGCTTTTCATAACATACTCCTCAATGGCATCGAGGCTATAGGGGCAAACGGTACGGTTACGATTTCATCCCAAGTTCACGGCCCGTCCGTGTATCTTTTCGTCAGGGACACCGGTCCGGGAATTGAGAAAGAGCAGCTCTCGAAAATATTCGAGTACCATTACACTACGAAGGACAAGGGCATGGGTCTCGGGCTCCCCATCTCATTCACTATTGTCAAAGATCATGGAGGGGATATTCACGTGACGAGTGAAGAGGGCAAAGGAGCCACGTTTATAATCACGTTACCTATGAAACGATAG
- a CDS encoding hydroxymethylpyrimidine/phosphomethylpyrimidine kinase, protein MKHVLTIAGHDLTSGAGITKDLEIFLALGLHPLSIPTSFAIQGPKGVTGLIPTPSRAFNRMLKTAGDEVRLDGIKIGILGRIAQIRAVSSLLNRYHDKPTVLDPVLSSKNGFRFISNDGLSAMIRELFPLSYLITPNLDEASLILQKPIRNIREMERAIRLLSQLGPKNVLLKGGHLAGDPIDLLFDGNEILTHKRQRIDRQVHGTGCALSSLMLSFIVLGYPMKEAFVRSEQLMEILLRESYRLDENGYWYSNLTKIACGEHKDLKSLNSPRKTSAGRHGQKRNAALLDASDPADLFKKMEIVQ, encoded by the coding sequence ATGAAACATGTCCTCACTATCGCAGGCCATGACCTTACCAGCGGGGCAGGAATAACCAAGGACCTGGAGATTTTCCTGGCGCTCGGTTTGCATCCCTTATCAATCCCGACGAGTTTTGCGATCCAGGGCCCCAAGGGAGTCACTGGCCTGATACCCACTCCATCGAGAGCATTCAATAGAATGCTGAAAACCGCAGGGGACGAAGTGCGGCTGGATGGCATAAAGATAGGGATTCTGGGGCGAATAGCGCAGATAAGAGCCGTCTCTTCGCTTCTCAACCGATATCATGACAAACCGACAGTACTGGATCCGGTACTGTCTTCGAAAAACGGTTTTCGATTCATAAGCAATGATGGGCTCAGCGCTATGATCCGGGAGCTCTTTCCCTTGAGTTACCTGATCACACCCAACCTCGATGAAGCGTCGCTCATCCTGCAGAAACCAATAAGGAACATCAGAGAGATGGAGAGGGCCATCAGACTGCTCTCACAATTAGGCCCCAAAAACGTGTTATTAAAGGGTGGGCACCTTGCCGGAGATCCTATCGATCTGCTTTTTGACGGAAATGAAATCCTTACGCACAAAAGGCAGAGGATAGACCGGCAAGTACACGGCACGGGTTGCGCCTTGTCATCTCTCATGCTTAGTTTCATAGTGCTGGGCTATCCGATGAAAGAAGCGTTTGTCAGGTCTGAGCAGCTCATGGAGATTCTCCTCAGAGAGAGCTACAGACTGGATGAGAACGGCTACTGGTACTCGAACCTCACGAAGATTGCCTGCGGGGAACACAAAGACTTGAAGAGTCTCAATTCTCCCCGCAAAACATCAGCAGGTCGACACGGCCAAAAGCGCAATGCTGCGTTGCTTGATGCCAGCGATCCTGCAGATCTTTTTAAAAAGATGGAGATCGTGCAATGA
- a CDS encoding response regulator transcription factor: protein MNVLLIEDELKVASFISKGLEEEGYAVQVAYNGAEGLQLLKAAAYDIVLLDLMLPEIDGLEVLKTARSWGMTTPVLIITAKSSKEDVVRGLDTGSDDYLTKPFSFEELLARMRALLRRKSGRDAHILRYRDMTLDPFNRALTVGSKQTELTEKEFMIMELMIKNNERPVSRKEVAECVWQDGSDSTNIVDVYINFLRKKIESISKKKYIHTVRGTGYVLKEEDEKAD from the coding sequence ATGAATGTACTTCTGATTGAGGACGAACTCAAGGTTGCAAGCTTCATCAGTAAAGGCCTCGAGGAGGAGGGTTACGCCGTGCAGGTAGCCTATAATGGTGCGGAGGGTCTGCAGCTCCTCAAAGCTGCCGCGTACGACATTGTGCTGCTTGACCTCATGCTTCCCGAGATAGACGGACTTGAAGTGCTGAAGACTGCGCGGAGCTGGGGCATGACGACCCCCGTGCTGATCATTACCGCCAAGAGCTCTAAAGAGGATGTCGTGCGCGGTCTCGACACGGGTAGCGACGATTATCTCACCAAGCCGTTCTCCTTCGAAGAGCTTCTCGCCCGTATGCGGGCGCTCCTCCGGAGAAAATCGGGCAGAGATGCCCACATCCTCCGTTACCGGGATATGACGCTCGATCCCTTTAACAGGGCCCTGACGGTTGGATCCAAACAGACCGAGTTGACAGAGAAAGAATTCATGATCATGGAATTGATGATCAAGAACAACGAGAGACCTGTAAGCCGCAAGGAAGTAGCAGAGTGTGTGTGGCAGGATGGTTCAGATTCTACCAACATCGTGGATGTCTATATAAATTTCTTGAGAAAGAAGATCGAGTCAATTTCCAAAAAGAAATATATCCACACTGTGAGGGGCACCGGCTACGTCCTTAAAGAGGAAGATGAAAAGGCTGACTAA
- a CDS encoding sigma-54 dependent transcriptional regulator: MDRMSILVVEDEEAQRSLLAGLLTKEGYAASAAGDGRTALDLFRNETFEVVLLDYKLPDTDGLTLLKTFKEINPEVEVIMVTAFGSIENAVTALKAGAFEYLTKPIDLDDLLFKIKKVEEKRYLVRENMILKEALKDRLKSEEIIYTSEKMHQVMSLVVRLAKTDSTCLIEGESGTGKEVIADAIHDLSDRKGNAFIKVNCSAIPETLLESELFGHERGSFTGAYQRKVGKFEMAHKGSIFLDEIGDVPLLLQPKLLRVLQEKEIERIGGLRPIKVDVRIISATNKNLGEEVRSGRFREDLFYRLNVVTVVIPPLRERKDDIPLLMDHFLKKYAERHKKSIKGLTREARDLLIKHDYPGNVRELENMVERAVVLTRGEYLSREDFPMFVAAEKPVPDAGMKQVVETAERKMILEALVGAGWVQTRAASALGISERMLRYKMKKLGISREGTH, translated from the coding sequence ATGGATCGGATGAGCATACTTGTGGTGGAAGACGAGGAGGCGCAGAGAAGTCTGCTTGCCGGTCTGCTCACAAAAGAGGGCTACGCCGCGAGTGCTGCGGGAGACGGAAGAACAGCTCTCGATCTATTCAGGAATGAAACCTTTGAGGTCGTGCTTCTGGACTACAAACTGCCGGATACTGACGGCCTGACGCTTCTCAAGACATTCAAGGAGATCAATCCTGAAGTGGAAGTGATCATGGTCACGGCCTTTGGCAGCATAGAGAACGCGGTGACCGCGCTGAAAGCAGGCGCGTTCGAATACCTGACCAAACCTATCGATCTCGATGATCTACTCTTTAAAATAAAGAAGGTAGAGGAGAAGCGCTACCTTGTGCGGGAAAATATGATCCTGAAAGAGGCTCTGAAGGACAGGCTGAAATCAGAGGAGATCATCTACACGAGCGAAAAGATGCATCAGGTTATGAGTTTGGTGGTGAGGCTTGCCAAAACCGACTCCACCTGTCTCATCGAAGGTGAAAGCGGCACGGGGAAAGAGGTGATCGCCGATGCGATCCATGATCTGAGCGACAGAAAAGGAAATGCATTCATCAAGGTCAACTGTTCGGCTATTCCCGAAACTCTTCTCGAGAGTGAACTTTTTGGCCACGAAAGAGGATCCTTTACCGGCGCCTACCAGCGGAAGGTGGGGAAATTTGAAATGGCGCACAAAGGCAGTATATTTCTGGACGAGATCGGAGATGTCCCTCTCCTGCTTCAGCCCAAGCTGCTCAGGGTCTTGCAGGAGAAAGAGATAGAGAGGATAGGGGGCTTGCGTCCCATTAAGGTTGATGTGCGCATCATCAGCGCAACAAACAAGAATCTAGGGGAAGAGGTAAGATCAGGCCGCTTCAGGGAGGACCTTTTTTACAGGCTTAATGTAGTGACTGTGGTGATTCCGCCGTTACGCGAGCGAAAAGATGACATTCCACTCCTCATGGATCACTTCCTGAAAAAATATGCTGAAAGACACAAAAAATCGATTAAAGGCTTGACGCGGGAAGCCAGGGATCTCCTCATAAAGCATGATTATCCCGGCAATGTGCGGGAGTTGGAGAATATGGTAGAGAGGGCAGTAGTGCTGACACGGGGAGAATATCTTTCGAGGGAGGATTTTCCTATGTTTGTCGCCGCCGAAAAACCGGTGCCCGATGCGGGGATGAAGCAGGTTGTGGAAACGGCAGAAAGGAAGATGATCCTTGAAGCTCTGGTGGGGGCCGGATGGGTGCAAACGAGGGCGGCCTCAGCCCTTGGCATCAGCGAAAGGATGCTGAGGTACAAGATGAAGAAACTGGGTATCAGCAGGGAAGGTACACACTAG